DNA sequence from the Lagenorhynchus albirostris chromosome 5, mLagAlb1.1, whole genome shotgun sequence genome:
CAGCCGCGACGGCCGAGGTGACGGAAGGAGAAGGGCCGGGGCCGGACGGAGGGCGCGCGGGCGAGGTGGCGCCGGACGCAGGCGGTGGCCCGGGGGCTGAGACGCGGGGCGCGAGCGGAGAGCAGGGCGAGGCCGAGGCGGAGAAGGGCTCCCGGGAGGGAGAGGAGCGGGCGAGCGGCGCGGAGCTGGCGGAGGAGGCGAGCCCGGGGTGCGGCGCGCAGGGCGAGGCCCCGGGGGAGGCCCCGGGGGAGGCTCAGGTGGAGCCTGGGGATCCCGCGGCCCCCGGGGCGAAGGAAGAGGCGGAGAGCGGGCCGGAGGAGCCGGGAGGCAGCGCGCCTGGGCCGGCGGGGGCCCGCATGGACGCCGACGGGCTGACGGGGGACAGCACGGCCGCCGAGGCGCCGGCGGGGGACAGCACGGTCACCGAGGGGCCGGCGGGGGACAGCACGGTCGCCGAGGGGCCGGCGGGGGACAGCACGGTCGCCGAGGGGCCAGCGGGGGACAGCACGGTCGCCGAGGGGCTGGCGGGGGACAGCATGGTCCCCGAAGGACCGGCGGGGCTCCGCGTGGACGCCGAGGGGCCGATGGGGGTCAGCACTGTCGCCGAGGGGCCGGCGGGGGTCAGCACGGATGTCGGGGGGCCGACGGGAGAGGCGCACAGGGCCCAGGGTGAGCCCCGTGATGGAGGGGACAGCAGCCCGCAGACCCAGGCCGAGGTGACTGAGGCCGCAGCGTCGGAGAGCGCGGAGTGCAGCCCTGGGGAGCTTGCGGGGGAGCCTCCGGGTGCAGCGGCGGGGGCCGCGGAAGAGACAGGGGGCCGGGAGGGAGAGGAGTGGCAGGAAGCGGCCCCCGGGGGCGCGAGGGCAGATGCTGGCGAGGACGAGGACCAGGGTGCGCccctggggcagagagaggaggcagaggaggagaggcGAGAGCGGGGTCCAGAGGGGCCAGGCGAGGAGGCCACAGCCGGGGGCGCGGACGAGCCCCTCGACGGCAGCGCGGATGGGGAGGTGGCCCAGCCGACGGAGGCCCGGGAACCCGAGGCCGAGCTGAGCAACCACCTGGCGGAGGGGGGCAGCACCGAGCGCGGCGACGAGACCGCGCCGGTGAACGGTGGCCAGGAGGACGGCGAGGTGTCCGAGGAGGGGGCCCCGGGACAGGAGCACGACATCACCCTCTTCGTGAAGGTAAATCTGGCTTCTTGCAACTCCCAGGACGCCCCCTCCCATCCTTAGTCTTGGTCTGTTGAGATCTGATCCCAGAGGGACGCGCAGGGATGAAGCTCTTGGCGCCCTGATGGTCACCGAGCACTTCTATccgcggggtgggggtggggggtgcgggTGGGGGGAGAGGCGGGACAGCTTGGGTTTCAGGGAGAAGAGGTAAAGGAGCGTTACAAAGAAGAACTGAGGGTTTGGAAGCAAAAAGTTTGGGGTGAGAGTGGTGGGAGATGGGGATGCGGGTCCAGCGTCCCCCTGTCCTTTGTACTGAAAATCCTAACTAGCCCTTCTAGTCAGGAGGTTATTAAAGAATTcacttgaaaaaacaaaaacaaaaccccacccagccctgctgaTGTTCAAAGCAATTTCTGCCAAAGGAAACGTTAATACCTAAAGTGAATAAATGCAAACAGGTAGGTTGTCATGTGAGAAGTTATCTCCGGACTCAAACCTCAGAGACCCAGAGCGGGCCCAAATTTTCAGCTCCAGAAAGGTCTTCCATTTCTGTAGAATTGATAAGGTATGTTTGGGAGGAAAGTGGAAGTTTATTTAAATactgtaatatttattgaacatttaacaTTTACTTTGGAAGAATGCAAGATGCTGACGACTTGAACATCGTCTGCCTTTATGTCCTAGTTTCAGCCTTACTTCAAAGGTTCAAAGAGGACAAGGATTCTGTAGAGACACAAGTGAGGAAGTTTTAGGTTGAAATAAACATTCCTACAAGACATCACAAATGAGGAACTAGGTTCCGGGGGCAGCTCACAGGAGGATCTTTGTTGAAAAAGCCCTTCCCAAAGACCTTTGGCCAGATGGGGAAAACAGCAGATAATAAGGTCAAGAATGTGCATTGTATGTTGAATCATAATCCTTCCAAAATACTTTCAGGCTTATAGAGGCCGGTTATGACCTAAACCTCCTTGGGAGAAATATAAGCAAATTTtaataagccaaaaaaaaaaaaaaaaaacaaacaaaaaacagttccCAAAGTGATTAACATCAGAATTTCAGGAATTCTTTGGGTGGCAAGAGAGTTTGGGAAGAACAGCCTTGCGTTTCTTCACTGTGCTGTTCTGAGCAAATTTTAAGATGCTGAGACATTTTACGATTATGTATTGGGACATAACCTGAGGGTACAATCCCTAGGAGGGTCACTGGGAGCCAGAAGACTTCAGGGAAGTTAGGGGAGGGGGAAATCCGAGCACAGTGTTGCTGTGTGTGCCCCAAATCTGCTCCTTGGTTTAAGAAATTTCCCCTTGTTCTGGTCGCCTGACTACATAATTCCAGCCTCTTGTTACAGCTTGGAAACACAGCTTCCTAATAGTCTTTCTGCTTCCATCCTCGGCTCCCTCGAATCTAGTCCCTTTGTCATAGCCAGTGagctaagaaagaaaagatctgatcattttgtttcctagtATAATCTTCAGTTGTTTATTACAGACTTTCAGATAAATCCACACTCCTTAGCCAGGTCACAAGGCTATCCGCGATGTGATTCCTGTCTAGTTGGCACTGCCTGAGTATCCCTCCCATCCAGCTTTGCTACCCATGGTACCGCTATGCCAGCTTTGTTAGACTACTTACTGGTCCTAGAGGGAACCACATTCTTTTCTGCCTGGAAATTTTGCATGTGCTGTACCTGAATCGAGTTTCCTTCCCTTCACCCCTCCCGGTCTTCCCTGCCTGGCTTTCTGCTATGTGTCCAAGattcagcatggccatcatctcCTCTGGGGAGACTTTTCTAACCCCAATTTGGGTTGGGTATCCCTCTGTCTAAGCTTCACTCACAAATGGCACTACCTTCTGCGTGCTGTCTCCAACGTGGAACACAGGTCTGGAACGTGAAGGTGTGTGTGAACGGGTGGCTGCCTGTGTGAGATAGTAGACTGTAGTGATCAACAGCACAGAGTTTAGAGCCAGTGGGTCTGGgaccaaatcctggctctgctcctttcttgctgtgtgaccttgggcaagttacttgatctTTCTGTGCCTTTGTTGCTTATGGATAAAACAGGAACAATCATAGTTCCTACTCCATGAGTTTGTGGGGCATTCAAAATTAGGATTGTATAAAACACTCAAAACAGTACCTGACTTGAAATAAGCCTGCTATAAATGTGACTTCTTATTGTTTCATCTGCTCAGCTCTGATAAACTTTCATTGATTTTGCACAGGAATAATCCCGTTCCCATTCCATCCctgccattttatttatatatttatttctggcaAATATCTCTAGTTTCCTAATTACCTCCATTTTCTGgggaaaagaatattatgaaaggTAAAAACAAGTTGTTTTCTCAGACTCTGCTCAGTAGTTTGTGAAGGCAGAGGCAAGGGGGCATGTCATGGACTGCTTAACCAGAATGTTTGATGATTGGCTTGGTGCTCagttgttgttttcctttctttaaggaAACAAATGGATCTCCAAACAGTGAATTGGTTTTCAAGCAACTACTGCTTGATACAGCTTCTGAGGGTCACCTAGGATGTGTCCCGTAGGATTGTTAAGGCATAtctcactttcttcttcttcttttttttgttttttggccatgccacactgcatgcgggatcttagttccctgaccagggatcgaacccgtgccccctgcattggaagcatggggtcttaaccactggaccaccagggaagtccttacttTCTTCTTATCCTTCTAATCATTCccttgaaaaacaaaagatcccaaatCAAGCAAAAACCCTTTAGACTATTTTAGCTCTTCGGTTTGTAATACTCGATTTAAAATCCTTAAATTAGTTCAGAATAGGATTTCTTTGCCAGATTTAACCTTCTCTAGGTTCCTTCTTTGGGTTCCACTTTATCTGGACGCTGTATTCCATAATGGACGTCTGACCTTCTGGGTTTTGTAAACATGTCAGGCAAGTGTGTCTTGGTGGGTTTTTGATTCCATGATTGATGTGTAAAACTGTTCTTTAAGGAGAGAACATTCTCCTAGGCTTCATATGACAGCCTactaaacacaatttttaaaattaactagcCCTCATTCTATTTGGGAACTTTTAACTTTTACATttcttcctgtttaaaaaaataaatgtattggtTACAAATAAATGTATTGGTTACCAGAAAGTAATGACATACGACCcagtaaaatgtaataataaaatctGCT
Encoded proteins:
- the CLIC6 gene encoding chloride intracellular channel protein 6, which codes for MTEVAEPDGGSPGPQSQPEGSALQAERRGEPGASGPEAQRQEAREGAAEAPRGGGPGAAATAEVTEGEGPGPDGGRAGEVAPDAGGGPGAETRGASGEQGEAEAEKGSREGEERASGAELAEEASPGCGAQGEAPGEAPGEAQVEPGDPAAPGAKEEAESGPEEPGGSAPGPAGARMDADGLTGDSTAAEAPAGDSTVTEGPAGDSTVAEGPAGDSTVAEGPAGDSTVAEGLAGDSMVPEGPAGLRVDAEGPMGVSTVAEGPAGVSTDVGGPTGEAHRAQGEPRDGGDSSPQTQAEVTEAAASESAECSPGELAGEPPGAAAGAAEETGGREGEEWQEAAPGGARADAGEDEDQGAPLGQREEAEEERRERGPEGPGEEATAGGADEPLDGSADGEVAQPTEAREPEAELSNHLAEGGSTERGDETAPVNGGQEDGEVSEEGAPGQEHDITLFVKAGCDGESIGNCPFSQRIFMILWLKGVIFNVTTVDLKRKPADLQNLAPGTNPPFMTFDGEVKTDVNKIEEFLEEKLAPPRYPKLGTQHAESNSAGNDVFAKFSAFIKNTKKDANEIYERNLLKALKKLDNYLNSPLPDEIDAYSTEEVTVSGRKFLDGDELTLADCNLLPKLHIIKIVAKRYRDFEFPSEMTGIWRYLNNAYARDEFTNTCPANQEIEHAYSDVAKRMK